A stretch of the Hypomesus transpacificus isolate Combined female chromosome 12, fHypTra1, whole genome shotgun sequence genome encodes the following:
- the filip1l gene encoding filamin A-interacting protein 1-like isoform X3, whose protein sequence is MRSRSNSLEDVAKAKLAQQPTCSRRRAAEREEPSGRAGGRARHREPPDDTGTVQRNHKSGRGSASSSAGGNTTQKEKMASGKGRDLSRDDLLFLLSMLEGELQARDEVITVLKAEKIDLALLEAKYGFVTPQKVLQALQRDGIQGKVDVFEEDIYEKPMAELDKLVEKQRETHRRMLEQLLMAEQSHKQALYKLDDEKSNHGEFMRKSDEFTNLLEQERERLKLLIDQEKAYQIRKEEESNKKVSSLKEELTKLKSFALMVVDEQQRLTEQLTQQTTKVQELTTTTSQAQEEVSSANVRLQEEENKVFRLETELRDQASRHHQEQEAMTAKLTNEDAQSRQLRQKLSTLSRQLDELEETNKTLRRSEDELQELRDKISRGECGNSSLMSEVEELQKRVLEMEGKDEELIRMEDQCRDLNKKLEKESSQSRSLKAEVDKLNQRIMDLEKLEDAFGKSKQECCSLKCNLDKEKTVSKLLSSELDALKVKVKELESVESQLEKTELTLKEDLTKLKTLTVMLVDERKTMTEKLKQMEDKVHNSTGKLQAEQDKVTTVTEKLIEESKKALRSKADLEERMCSATKDRDELQAQLKAEEEKSNDLQSKVSMMKKRLQSLEAVEREFLRSKAKEEQIKAPTANRFQQEDNKVKDLTQEVERLRRKLKDMKVVEDDLLKTEDEFESLEKRYSNEHERAMSLMEELEISRNELSKYQLAEKKESNQEHVLYKRLKEEEAKSSHLTREVAALKEKIHEYMGTEESICHMKNDHSTLQRKLTQQEVRNKELAREMETLTRELERYRRFSKSLRPGMNGRRFSDLHMSTKEVQTDPADHLPANSKSVAPLERAVVNGKLYEESDPEEDPNYNNELPLTKCNPSLINNVNNLNNNMRRARVPLLKSKESPQLVNGKVQPRLNGNHVQQDLVLTHSPGQPLHIKVTPDHGHNTAMLEITSPTTENTQSFTSTAVIPTSGGPPKPRITIIQNASISPPAKSKGSPSSSEGICTPDRAVSPFTMAAYSRAMTPDSSGSVTPDRAMSPIQIVSVTTGTPDRSLSTEPVEVVGGHAVFRVTPERQSSWQVQRSNSTGPKVITTEDNKIHIHLGSPFIQSINSPSQPVSPCYTPGQEPRTPLSNGTPTKSNSKITSSITIKPTSNPIQRPSHITIPIEAFRRPGPTRIPKPKSYSMPKGTNSVVNPGQSKGLPLPLATGKDQHTSPANNLNMINRPTKI, encoded by the exons ATGCGTTCCCGTAGCAACAGCCTGGAGGACGTGGCGAAGGCCAAGCTGGCGCAGCAGCCGACGTGCTCCCGGAGACGGGCCGCCGAGCGGGAGGAGCCGTCGGGCCGCGCAGGGGGGCGGGCGAGGCACCGCGAGCCGCCCGACGACACGGGAACCGTCCAGAGGAATCACAAGAGCGGGCGTGGCAGCGCCAGCAGCAGCGCTGGAGGCAACACGACCCAGAAGGAGAAGATGGCGAGCGGGAAGGGCAGGGACCTCTCTCGTGATgacctcctgttcctcctcagcATGCTGGAGGGAGAGCTGCAG GCCAGAGATGAGGTGATCACTGTGCTGAAGGCTGAGAAGATCGACCTGGCTCTGCTTGAGGCCAAATATGGCTTTGTCACTCCACAGAAGGTGCTTCAAGCTCTGCAGAGAGACGGCATCCAGGGCAAGGTAGACGTCTTCGAGGAGGACATCTACGAGAAGCCCATGGCTGAG CTGGACAAGCtggtggagaagcagagggagacTCACAGGCGCATGTTGGAGCAGCTTCTGATGGCGGAGCAGTCCCACAAGCAGGCGCTCTACAAGCTGGACGACGAGAAGAGCAACCACGGGGAGTTCATGAGGAAGAGTGACGAGTTCACCAACCTGCTGGAGCAGGAGCGAGAGAG ACTGAAGCTACTAATTGACCAGGAGAAGGCTTATCAGATaagaaaggaagaagagagcAACAAGAAGGTCAGCAGCCTGAAGGAAGAGTTGACCAAACTGAAGTCATTTGCGTTGATGGTTGTGGATGAGCAGCAGCGTCTTACAGAACAACTAACTCAGCAGACAACTAAGGTCCAGGAGCTAACCACCACAACTTCCCAAGCTCAGGAAGAGGTGAGCTCTGCTAATGTCagactgcaggaggaggagaacaaagTATTTCGCTTAGAGACAGAGCTACGCGACCAAGCCAGTCGCCACCACCAGGAACAGGAAGCCATGACTGCCAAACTGACCAATGAGGATGCTCAGAGCCGGCAGCTCCGACAGAAGCTGTCCACACTCAGCAGGCAGCTGGACGAGTTAGAGGAGACCAACAAGACTCTGCGAAGGTCTGAGGATGAGCTCCAGGAGCTGAGGGACAAAATCAGTCGTGGGGAGTGCGGCAACTCCAGCCTCATGTCTGAGGTGGAGGAGTTACAGAAAAGGGtcctggagatggaggggaaggATGAGGAGTTGATCAGGATGGAGGATCAGTGCAGAGACCTCAACAAGAAACTGGAGAAGGAAAGCAGTCAGAGTAGAAGCCTAAAAGCAGAGGTGGACAAGCTCAACCAGAGGATTATGGATCTGGAAAAACTAGAGGACGCGTTTGGCAAAAGCAAACAAGAGTGCTGTTCGCTGAAGTGTAATCTGGATAAGGAGAAGACCGTGTCCAAGCTTCTGTCCAGTGAGCTTGATGCCCTGAAAGTAAAAGTCAAAGAACTGGAGTCTGTTGAGAGTCAGCTGGAGAAGACAGAACTTACTCTGAAGGAAGATCTCACCAAATTGAAGACACTGACTGTTATGCTTGTGGATGAGAGAAAGACCATGACTGAGAAGCTCAAACAGATGGAGGATAAGGTCCACAACAGCACAGGCAAACTGCAAGCCGAGCAGGACAAAGTTACCACCGTCACAGAAAAACTAATTGAAGAGAGCAAGAAAGCACTGAGGTCAAAGGCTGATCTGGAAGAGAGAATGTGCAGTGCCACCAAGGACAGAGATGAACTCCAGGCTCAACTCAAAGCCGAGGAGGAAAAGAGCAATGATCTGCAGTCCAAAGTCAGCATGATGAAAAAGAGGCTGCAATCACTGGAGGCGGTGGAAAGGGAATTCTTAAGGAGTAAGGCTAAAGAAGAACAAATCAAGGCACCAACTGCCAATCGTTTTCAACAAGAGGACAACAAAGTCAAGGACTTAACACAGGAAGTCGAACGACTGAGACGCAAATTAAAAGACATGAAGGTGGTGGAGGATGACCTGTTGAAGACAGAGGACGAGTTTGAATCCCTGGAAAAGAGATACTCTAATGAACACGAGAGAGCCATGTCCTTGATGGAGGAGTTGGAAATATCCAGGAATGAACTCTCAAAGTACCAACTGGCAGAAAAGAAAGAATCCAACCAAGAGCATGTCCTATACAAGCGTCTGAAAGAAGAGGAAGCAAAATCTAGTCATCTTACCAGAGAAGTGGCAGCCCTAAAAGAGAAAATCCATGAATACATGGGAACAGAGGAATCCATCTGTCACATGAAAAATGATCACTCGACTTTGCAGAGGAAACTCACCCAGCAAGAGGTTCGGAACAAGGAATTAGCTCGAGAGATGGAGACCCTCActagagagctggagagatacAGACGGTTCAGCAAGAGTCTTCGTCCTGGCATGAATGGGCGGCGCTTCTCTGACCTGCATATGTCTACGAAGGAAGTCCAGACTGACCCAGCTGACCATCTGCCAGCCAACTCCAAGAGCGTCGCACCACTGGAACGTGCTGTGGTGAATGGAAAACTGTACGAGGAGAGTGATCCAGAGGAAGATCCAAATTACAATAACGAACTTCCCCTCACAAAGTGTAACCCGTCCCTCATCAACAATGTCAATAACCTGAACAACAACATGAGAAGAGCCAGAGTCCCTTTACTTAAGAGCAAAGAGAGCCCCCAACTGGTCAATGGCAAAGTGCAACCCAGACTGAATGGAAACCATGTTCAGCAAGATTTGGTTTTGACACACAGTCCTGGGCAGCCATTGCACATCAAGGTGACTCCAGATCATGGCCACAACACAGCCATGCTTGAGATCACCAGTCCCACTACAGAAAACACCCAATCATTCACCAGCACTGCAGTCATACCCACAAGTGGAGGTCCGCCTAAACCGAGAATCACCATTATACAGAATGCATCCATTTCTCCACCAGCAAAATCTAAAGGTTCGCCGTCATCATCTGAGGGCATCTGCACTCCGGACAGGGCTGTGTCACCTTTCACTATGGCTGCCTATTCAAGGGCCATGACTCCAGACTCTTCTGGCTCTGTGACTCCGGACCGAGCGATGTCACCCATCCAGATTGTGTCCGTCACTACCGGCACCCCTGACCGATCCTTGTCAACTGAGCCGGTAGAGGTTGTTGGGGGTCATGCCGTGTTTCGGGTGACAccagagaggcagagcagcTGGCAGGTTCAGAGGTCAAACAGCACAGGCCCGAAGGTCATCACAACAGAAGACAACAAAATTCACATACATTTAGGAAGCCCCTTCATTCAGAGTATCAACAGTCCATCCCAGCCTGTCAGTCCTTGCTATACACCTGGGCAGGAGCCAAGAACTCCACTGTCCAATGGCACACCTACAAAAAGCAACAGCAAAATCACTAGTAGTATCACTATAAAACCCACCTCCAACCCAATCCAAAGACCTTCACatattaca ATACCTATAGAAGCATTCCGACGTCCAGGCCCAACAAGGATCCCTAAACCCAAAAGCTACAGTATGCCTAAAGGGACAAACAGTGTGGTCAATCCAGGTCAGAGCAAAGGCCTGCCTCTTCCTCTGGCCACAGGGAAAGACCAACACACAAGTCCAGCAAACAACCTCAATATGATCAACCGCCCCACAAAAATATGA
- the filip1l gene encoding filamin A-interacting protein 1-like isoform X1 — protein sequence MRSRSNSLEDVAKAKLAQQPTCSRRRAAEREEPSGRAGGRARHREPPDDTGTVQRNHKSGRGSASSSAGGNTTQKEKMASGKGRDLSRDDLLFLLSMLEGELQARDEVITVLKAEKIDLALLEAKYGFVTPQKVLQALQRDGIQGKVDVFEEDIYEKPMAELDKLVEKQRETHRRMLEQLLMAEQSHKQALYKLDDEKSNHGEFMRKSDEFTNLLEQERERLKLLIDQEKAYQIRKEEESNKKVSSLKEELTKLKSFALMVVDEQQRLTEQLTQQTTKVQELTTTTSQAQEEVSSANVRLQEEENKVFRLETELRDQASRHHQEQEAMTAKLTNEDAQSRQLRQKLSTLSRQLDELEETNKTLRRSEDELQELRDKISRGECGNSSLMSEVEELQKRVLEMEGKDEELIRMEDQCRDLNKKLEKESSQSRSLKAEVDKLNQRIMDLEKLEDAFGKSKQECCSLKCNLDKEKTVSKLLSSELDALKVKVKELESVESQLEKTELTLKEDLTKLKTLTVMLVDERKTMTEKLKQMEDKVHNSTGKLQAEQDKVTTVTEKLIEESKKALRSKADLEERMCSATKDRDELQAQLKAEEEKSNDLQSKVSMMKKRLQSLEAVEREFLRSKAKEEQIKAPTANRFQQEDNKVKDLTQEVERLRRKLKDMKVVEDDLLKTEDEFESLEKRYSNEHERAMSLMEELEISRNELSKYQLAEKKESNQEHVLYKRLKEEEAKSSHLTREVAALKEKIHEYMGTEESICHMKNDHSTLQRKLTQQEVRNKELAREMETLTRELERYRRFSKSLRPGMNGRRFSDLHMSTKEVQTDPADHLPANSKSVAPLERAVVNGKLYEESDPEEDPNYNNELPLTKCNPSLINNVNNLNNNMRRARVPLLKSKESPQLVNGKVQPRLNGNHVQQDLVLTHSPGQPLHIKVTPDHGHNTAMLEITSPTTENTQSFTSTAVIPTSGGPPKPRITIIQNASISPPAKSKGSPSSSEGICTPDRAVSPFTMAAYSRAMTPDSSGSVTPDRAMSPIQIVSVTTGTPDRSLSTEPVEVVGGHAVFRVTPERQSSWQVQRSNSTGPKVITTEDNKIHIHLGSPFIQSINSPSQPVSPCYTPGQEPRTPLSNGTPTKSNSKITSSITIKPTSNPIQRPSHITVSNAYN from the exons ATGCGTTCCCGTAGCAACAGCCTGGAGGACGTGGCGAAGGCCAAGCTGGCGCAGCAGCCGACGTGCTCCCGGAGACGGGCCGCCGAGCGGGAGGAGCCGTCGGGCCGCGCAGGGGGGCGGGCGAGGCACCGCGAGCCGCCCGACGACACGGGAACCGTCCAGAGGAATCACAAGAGCGGGCGTGGCAGCGCCAGCAGCAGCGCTGGAGGCAACACGACCCAGAAGGAGAAGATGGCGAGCGGGAAGGGCAGGGACCTCTCTCGTGATgacctcctgttcctcctcagcATGCTGGAGGGAGAGCTGCAG GCCAGAGATGAGGTGATCACTGTGCTGAAGGCTGAGAAGATCGACCTGGCTCTGCTTGAGGCCAAATATGGCTTTGTCACTCCACAGAAGGTGCTTCAAGCTCTGCAGAGAGACGGCATCCAGGGCAAGGTAGACGTCTTCGAGGAGGACATCTACGAGAAGCCCATGGCTGAG CTGGACAAGCtggtggagaagcagagggagacTCACAGGCGCATGTTGGAGCAGCTTCTGATGGCGGAGCAGTCCCACAAGCAGGCGCTCTACAAGCTGGACGACGAGAAGAGCAACCACGGGGAGTTCATGAGGAAGAGTGACGAGTTCACCAACCTGCTGGAGCAGGAGCGAGAGAG ACTGAAGCTACTAATTGACCAGGAGAAGGCTTATCAGATaagaaaggaagaagagagcAACAAGAAGGTCAGCAGCCTGAAGGAAGAGTTGACCAAACTGAAGTCATTTGCGTTGATGGTTGTGGATGAGCAGCAGCGTCTTACAGAACAACTAACTCAGCAGACAACTAAGGTCCAGGAGCTAACCACCACAACTTCCCAAGCTCAGGAAGAGGTGAGCTCTGCTAATGTCagactgcaggaggaggagaacaaagTATTTCGCTTAGAGACAGAGCTACGCGACCAAGCCAGTCGCCACCACCAGGAACAGGAAGCCATGACTGCCAAACTGACCAATGAGGATGCTCAGAGCCGGCAGCTCCGACAGAAGCTGTCCACACTCAGCAGGCAGCTGGACGAGTTAGAGGAGACCAACAAGACTCTGCGAAGGTCTGAGGATGAGCTCCAGGAGCTGAGGGACAAAATCAGTCGTGGGGAGTGCGGCAACTCCAGCCTCATGTCTGAGGTGGAGGAGTTACAGAAAAGGGtcctggagatggaggggaaggATGAGGAGTTGATCAGGATGGAGGATCAGTGCAGAGACCTCAACAAGAAACTGGAGAAGGAAAGCAGTCAGAGTAGAAGCCTAAAAGCAGAGGTGGACAAGCTCAACCAGAGGATTATGGATCTGGAAAAACTAGAGGACGCGTTTGGCAAAAGCAAACAAGAGTGCTGTTCGCTGAAGTGTAATCTGGATAAGGAGAAGACCGTGTCCAAGCTTCTGTCCAGTGAGCTTGATGCCCTGAAAGTAAAAGTCAAAGAACTGGAGTCTGTTGAGAGTCAGCTGGAGAAGACAGAACTTACTCTGAAGGAAGATCTCACCAAATTGAAGACACTGACTGTTATGCTTGTGGATGAGAGAAAGACCATGACTGAGAAGCTCAAACAGATGGAGGATAAGGTCCACAACAGCACAGGCAAACTGCAAGCCGAGCAGGACAAAGTTACCACCGTCACAGAAAAACTAATTGAAGAGAGCAAGAAAGCACTGAGGTCAAAGGCTGATCTGGAAGAGAGAATGTGCAGTGCCACCAAGGACAGAGATGAACTCCAGGCTCAACTCAAAGCCGAGGAGGAAAAGAGCAATGATCTGCAGTCCAAAGTCAGCATGATGAAAAAGAGGCTGCAATCACTGGAGGCGGTGGAAAGGGAATTCTTAAGGAGTAAGGCTAAAGAAGAACAAATCAAGGCACCAACTGCCAATCGTTTTCAACAAGAGGACAACAAAGTCAAGGACTTAACACAGGAAGTCGAACGACTGAGACGCAAATTAAAAGACATGAAGGTGGTGGAGGATGACCTGTTGAAGACAGAGGACGAGTTTGAATCCCTGGAAAAGAGATACTCTAATGAACACGAGAGAGCCATGTCCTTGATGGAGGAGTTGGAAATATCCAGGAATGAACTCTCAAAGTACCAACTGGCAGAAAAGAAAGAATCCAACCAAGAGCATGTCCTATACAAGCGTCTGAAAGAAGAGGAAGCAAAATCTAGTCATCTTACCAGAGAAGTGGCAGCCCTAAAAGAGAAAATCCATGAATACATGGGAACAGAGGAATCCATCTGTCACATGAAAAATGATCACTCGACTTTGCAGAGGAAACTCACCCAGCAAGAGGTTCGGAACAAGGAATTAGCTCGAGAGATGGAGACCCTCActagagagctggagagatacAGACGGTTCAGCAAGAGTCTTCGTCCTGGCATGAATGGGCGGCGCTTCTCTGACCTGCATATGTCTACGAAGGAAGTCCAGACTGACCCAGCTGACCATCTGCCAGCCAACTCCAAGAGCGTCGCACCACTGGAACGTGCTGTGGTGAATGGAAAACTGTACGAGGAGAGTGATCCAGAGGAAGATCCAAATTACAATAACGAACTTCCCCTCACAAAGTGTAACCCGTCCCTCATCAACAATGTCAATAACCTGAACAACAACATGAGAAGAGCCAGAGTCCCTTTACTTAAGAGCAAAGAGAGCCCCCAACTGGTCAATGGCAAAGTGCAACCCAGACTGAATGGAAACCATGTTCAGCAAGATTTGGTTTTGACACACAGTCCTGGGCAGCCATTGCACATCAAGGTGACTCCAGATCATGGCCACAACACAGCCATGCTTGAGATCACCAGTCCCACTACAGAAAACACCCAATCATTCACCAGCACTGCAGTCATACCCACAAGTGGAGGTCCGCCTAAACCGAGAATCACCATTATACAGAATGCATCCATTTCTCCACCAGCAAAATCTAAAGGTTCGCCGTCATCATCTGAGGGCATCTGCACTCCGGACAGGGCTGTGTCACCTTTCACTATGGCTGCCTATTCAAGGGCCATGACTCCAGACTCTTCTGGCTCTGTGACTCCGGACCGAGCGATGTCACCCATCCAGATTGTGTCCGTCACTACCGGCACCCCTGACCGATCCTTGTCAACTGAGCCGGTAGAGGTTGTTGGGGGTCATGCCGTGTTTCGGGTGACAccagagaggcagagcagcTGGCAGGTTCAGAGGTCAAACAGCACAGGCCCGAAGGTCATCACAACAGAAGACAACAAAATTCACATACATTTAGGAAGCCCCTTCATTCAGAGTATCAACAGTCCATCCCAGCCTGTCAGTCCTTGCTATACACCTGGGCAGGAGCCAAGAACTCCACTGTCCAATGGCACACCTACAAAAAGCAACAGCAAAATCACTAGTAGTATCACTATAAAACCCACCTCCAACCCAATCCAAAGACCTTCACatattacagtaagtaatgCATATAACTGA
- the filip1l gene encoding filamin A-interacting protein 1-like isoform X2, translated as MVVDEQQRLTEQLTQQTTKVQELTTTTSQAQEEVSSANVRLQEEENKVFRLETELRDQASRHHQEQEAMTAKLTNEDAQSRQLRQKLSTLSRQLDELEETNKTLRRSEDELQELRDKISRGECGNSSLMSEVEELQKRVLEMEGKDEELIRMEDQCRDLNKKLEKESSQSRSLKAEVDKLNQRIMDLEKLEDAFGKSKQECCSLKCNLDKEKTVSKLLSSELDALKVKVKELESVESQLEKTELTLKEDLTKLKTLTVMLVDERKTMTEKLKQMEDKVHNSTGKLQAEQDKVTTVTEKLIEESKKALRSKADLEERMCSATKDRDELQAQLKAEEEKSNDLQSKVSMMKKRLQSLEAVEREFLRSKAKEEQIKAPTANRFQQEDNKVKDLTQEVERLRRKLKDMKVVEDDLLKTEDEFESLEKRYSNEHERAMSLMEELEISRNELSKYQLAEKKESNQEHVLYKRLKEEEAKSSHLTREVAALKEKIHEYMGTEESICHMKNDHSTLQRKLTQQEVRNKELAREMETLTRELERYRRFSKSLRPGMNGRRFSDLHMSTKEVQTDPADHLPANSKSVAPLERAVVNGKLYEESDPEEDPNYNNELPLTKCNPSLINNVNNLNNNMRRARVPLLKSKESPQLVNGKVQPRLNGNHVQQDLVLTHSPGQPLHIKVTPDHGHNTAMLEITSPTTENTQSFTSTAVIPTSGGPPKPRITIIQNASISPPAKSKGSPSSSEGICTPDRAVSPFTMAAYSRAMTPDSSGSVTPDRAMSPIQIVSVTTGTPDRSLSTEPVEVVGGHAVFRVTPERQSSWQVQRSNSTGPKVITTEDNKIHIHLGSPFIQSINSPSQPVSPCYTPGQEPRTPLSNGTPTKSNSKITSSITIKPTSNPIQRPSHITVSNAYN; from the coding sequence ATGGTTGTGGATGAGCAGCAGCGTCTTACAGAACAACTAACTCAGCAGACAACTAAGGTCCAGGAGCTAACCACCACAACTTCCCAAGCTCAGGAAGAGGTGAGCTCTGCTAATGTCagactgcaggaggaggagaacaaagTATTTCGCTTAGAGACAGAGCTACGCGACCAAGCCAGTCGCCACCACCAGGAACAGGAAGCCATGACTGCCAAACTGACCAATGAGGATGCTCAGAGCCGGCAGCTCCGACAGAAGCTGTCCACACTCAGCAGGCAGCTGGACGAGTTAGAGGAGACCAACAAGACTCTGCGAAGGTCTGAGGATGAGCTCCAGGAGCTGAGGGACAAAATCAGTCGTGGGGAGTGCGGCAACTCCAGCCTCATGTCTGAGGTGGAGGAGTTACAGAAAAGGGtcctggagatggaggggaaggATGAGGAGTTGATCAGGATGGAGGATCAGTGCAGAGACCTCAACAAGAAACTGGAGAAGGAAAGCAGTCAGAGTAGAAGCCTAAAAGCAGAGGTGGACAAGCTCAACCAGAGGATTATGGATCTGGAAAAACTAGAGGACGCGTTTGGCAAAAGCAAACAAGAGTGCTGTTCGCTGAAGTGTAATCTGGATAAGGAGAAGACCGTGTCCAAGCTTCTGTCCAGTGAGCTTGATGCCCTGAAAGTAAAAGTCAAAGAACTGGAGTCTGTTGAGAGTCAGCTGGAGAAGACAGAACTTACTCTGAAGGAAGATCTCACCAAATTGAAGACACTGACTGTTATGCTTGTGGATGAGAGAAAGACCATGACTGAGAAGCTCAAACAGATGGAGGATAAGGTCCACAACAGCACAGGCAAACTGCAAGCCGAGCAGGACAAAGTTACCACCGTCACAGAAAAACTAATTGAAGAGAGCAAGAAAGCACTGAGGTCAAAGGCTGATCTGGAAGAGAGAATGTGCAGTGCCACCAAGGACAGAGATGAACTCCAGGCTCAACTCAAAGCCGAGGAGGAAAAGAGCAATGATCTGCAGTCCAAAGTCAGCATGATGAAAAAGAGGCTGCAATCACTGGAGGCGGTGGAAAGGGAATTCTTAAGGAGTAAGGCTAAAGAAGAACAAATCAAGGCACCAACTGCCAATCGTTTTCAACAAGAGGACAACAAAGTCAAGGACTTAACACAGGAAGTCGAACGACTGAGACGCAAATTAAAAGACATGAAGGTGGTGGAGGATGACCTGTTGAAGACAGAGGACGAGTTTGAATCCCTGGAAAAGAGATACTCTAATGAACACGAGAGAGCCATGTCCTTGATGGAGGAGTTGGAAATATCCAGGAATGAACTCTCAAAGTACCAACTGGCAGAAAAGAAAGAATCCAACCAAGAGCATGTCCTATACAAGCGTCTGAAAGAAGAGGAAGCAAAATCTAGTCATCTTACCAGAGAAGTGGCAGCCCTAAAAGAGAAAATCCATGAATACATGGGAACAGAGGAATCCATCTGTCACATGAAAAATGATCACTCGACTTTGCAGAGGAAACTCACCCAGCAAGAGGTTCGGAACAAGGAATTAGCTCGAGAGATGGAGACCCTCActagagagctggagagatacAGACGGTTCAGCAAGAGTCTTCGTCCTGGCATGAATGGGCGGCGCTTCTCTGACCTGCATATGTCTACGAAGGAAGTCCAGACTGACCCAGCTGACCATCTGCCAGCCAACTCCAAGAGCGTCGCACCACTGGAACGTGCTGTGGTGAATGGAAAACTGTACGAGGAGAGTGATCCAGAGGAAGATCCAAATTACAATAACGAACTTCCCCTCACAAAGTGTAACCCGTCCCTCATCAACAATGTCAATAACCTGAACAACAACATGAGAAGAGCCAGAGTCCCTTTACTTAAGAGCAAAGAGAGCCCCCAACTGGTCAATGGCAAAGTGCAACCCAGACTGAATGGAAACCATGTTCAGCAAGATTTGGTTTTGACACACAGTCCTGGGCAGCCATTGCACATCAAGGTGACTCCAGATCATGGCCACAACACAGCCATGCTTGAGATCACCAGTCCCACTACAGAAAACACCCAATCATTCACCAGCACTGCAGTCATACCCACAAGTGGAGGTCCGCCTAAACCGAGAATCACCATTATACAGAATGCATCCATTTCTCCACCAGCAAAATCTAAAGGTTCGCCGTCATCATCTGAGGGCATCTGCACTCCGGACAGGGCTGTGTCACCTTTCACTATGGCTGCCTATTCAAGGGCCATGACTCCAGACTCTTCTGGCTCTGTGACTCCGGACCGAGCGATGTCACCCATCCAGATTGTGTCCGTCACTACCGGCACCCCTGACCGATCCTTGTCAACTGAGCCGGTAGAGGTTGTTGGGGGTCATGCCGTGTTTCGGGTGACAccagagaggcagagcagcTGGCAGGTTCAGAGGTCAAACAGCACAGGCCCGAAGGTCATCACAACAGAAGACAACAAAATTCACATACATTTAGGAAGCCCCTTCATTCAGAGTATCAACAGTCCATCCCAGCCTGTCAGTCCTTGCTATACACCTGGGCAGGAGCCAAGAACTCCACTGTCCAATGGCACACCTACAAAAAGCAACAGCAAAATCACTAGTAGTATCACTATAAAACCCACCTCCAACCCAATCCAAAGACCTTCACatattacagtaagtaatgCATATAACTGA